From the genome of Cyanobacteria bacterium GSL.Bin1:
GGCGTGCGCGAATTATCCAAGCGTCTCGTTAATACCATGGGCTGGAGTGCAACGGCTGGTGCAGTAGATAATTGGGTGTATGAAGATACCAACGAAACCTTTATCAAAGATAAGGAAATGCAGGAACGGTTGTTAAACCTGAACCCCAATTCTTTCCGCCGGATGGTGACGACCCTGTTGGAAGCTAACGGACGGGGCTATTGGGAAACCAGCGAAGAAAACCTCGATCGCCTGCGCGAATTATATCAGGAGGCAGAAGACCGCATCGAAGGGATTGACTAAACGTGGGATTAATTTGATTTAATTCCTGGTAAACCGATACCGTTTGTAGAGACGTTCCCTGGAACGCCTCTACATTCATTTGTGGTAAAACCAACCAACGAAATATTGGGAGTTGCCTTTGATTCCTCCGCAGGCTTTGAGCTACCGAAGGGGGTGATTCTTGCAGCTGATGCGTCTCGGGGTGAGGCGCGATCACCCTACGGAAATTCCGCTAAGTTAGCTCGCCTGCCATAATACTTAATCATCAAAGAGATCGTCATCAAACTCTGCTTTCAGTTCTCTCGCCATCAGGGCTTGTACCGCTTGCTGAGCGGTTGATTTTCCTTTCAAGAGGCGATACACTTGTGCCGAAATCGGGACAGGGATGCCTTCCTTTCGAGCTAAACGGACAAGCACTTGTGTGGTGTTGACCCCTTCTGCTGTTCCTTCTAAGTGATCTAGGATTTCATCCAGAGTCTTGCCTTGGGCTAGACCATACCCCACTTGATAGTTACGCGATAAGGGACTATCGCAAGTGGCAAGCAAGTCCCCTAAGCCGGATAAACCAAAGAAGGTTTCTGTGGATGCACCAAGGGTAGTACCAATGCGGATCATTTCCGGAAGGGCGCGGGTAAGAAGGGCGGCTTTCGCGTTCGTCCCTAAATTTAAGCCATCACAGACTCCAGCAGCGATCGCGATGACATTTTTCAGCGTTCCCCCTAATTCTGTCCCAATCGGATCCGGATTAATATAAACGCGGAATGTCTCACAAGCGAACATTTCCTGGGCTGCTGCTGCTGCTGCTTCATCTTCACTTGCCATGACAGTTGCTGCAGGAAGATTTTGCTGAATTTCTTTGGCCAAGTTGGGACCGGATAAAACGACCACAGGATGATCGGGGAACGCTTCTTGCCAGAGTTGAGAGGGGGTATGGGTGGTTTCAGGATCTAACCCTTTAGTGGCGGTGACAATGATGGCGTGTTCGGGAATGCCAATTGTTTTGACCCGATCAATAATTGAAGTAACACCTTTCATGGAAATGGCAGAGAGGATAATTTCTGCGTCTTGAATCACCGATTCTAGGCTTTCTTCACTCCGTCTTGACCATAAGCGCACATGATGATCACTGCGTTCGGCGACATCGGCTAAGGTGGATCCCCAAGCCCCAGCCCCGAGAACCGTGGTAATTTTTTGGGGCGTTTCTTCAGTTCCTGTAAAATGATTCGGTTGCGATTTTGTATTAACCATTGGTTTAATAATTAATCATTGATTCGTCTTAATTAATGACCGGTAAACGCCTGTTATCCTGATTATATAGTTGATGTCTCTGTGAACAACAAATAACGAATGACAAACAATAAATAACAAAGTAATGTCTTATCGTAATCCAGTCCCCACTGTTGATATTATTATTGAATTGCGCAATCGCGCTCATCGACCGATCGTCTTAATTGAGCGAAAAAATCCCCCTTTCGGTTGGGCAATTCCCGGGGGATTTGTCGATTATGGCGAATCAGTAGAAACGGCAGCTAAACGCGAAGCCAAAGAAGAAACAGGCTTAAACATTGAACTCATTGAACAGTTTCAAGTCTATTCCGATCCGCAGCGGGACCGCCGCAAACACACGATTAGCATTGTGTTTCTTGCCAGCGCGATCGGCACGCCACAAGCCGATGATGATGCTAAAAATTTGGACGTTTTTTACCGGTGGGAACTGCCAGAAAACCTATGTTTTGACCACCACAAAATTCTGACAGATTACCGTCATTATCGAGATTATGGTTGGCGTCCCAACTTAATGGGTTCTTCAATGGGGGAATAAGCTTGATAGTCGATATTAGGGAAAATATTATCGATTTTTTCCACTTTTTCTAACCAAGCGCGATCAATTGTCTCGCCAATAATTTCATCATAGAGTTTATTAAACCGTCTAAGATGTGATCGCGTTCGGCGCACGGCATAAGGCACCATGGTTCCAGTGCGCATAATAAACGCCCAATCAGAAGACTGCGCTAGCAATAACTCTCTTGCTGCTTGATTCAACGCCCGTTCTTCCCACTCATTTTGCGCTTGACGCTGACTCAATTCAATCATCCGTTCCGTTGCTTCGTGTAAATGGGGATAGATCCAAGCATTTGCTTCATTGACCCAATATTCATGGAAACCTTTGTAGCCCCAACTCGACTGCGAGGGTTTACACACCTGTTGCACTGGTTCCAAGCGGAGATACTCCGCCAAATGCACCATCTGATAAGTTCCTTGGTCGTACCACGATTTACGAATCAAATAATCTACAAACCAAGGACCCTCATACCACCAATGACCAAATAACTCTGCATCATAGGGAGACACCACTAATGGTTGACGCTGCATAATCCCGGCTAAATGCTCAATTTGCCGTTCCCGATTAAAGACAAAATTCCCGGCGTGTTCTGCTGCTTTTTCCCTTGCCCAGTAAGGGTCATACAATTTCTTTTCTCCTAACCCGGCGGTGCGGCTGGTAATTTTATGATATTTAATCCCTGTGTTTTTCCGTTGTCCATTGGGCAGGATGTAAGGTTTAATATACTCATATTCCGCTTCCCAGCCTAAATCTTTATAAAACTCGCGATACACGGGATCACCCGGATAACCCACTTGCGAAGACCAGACCTGCTGCGATGATTCATGGTCGCGCCCAAATGCTCCCACTCCGGTTTCGGTATAAATGGGGGCATAGGTGCCATAGCGAGGACGCGGACTTGCATATAAAATACCATGTCCATCCATGAGGAAATAGCGTAATCCGGCATCGGCCATGAAACGTTCTAACCCATCATAATAAGCACATTCTGGTAGCCAAATCCCTCGGGGTTGCGACCCAAAGTTTTCTGCGTAATGTTCACAAGCAATTTTAATTTGCGCTCGTATGGCTTCCGGGTACATTTTCATTAAAGGGAGATAACCATGCGTCGCCGCCGAAGTAATAATTTCCAAGTTATTGCTATCTTGAAAGCCTTTGAACGCACTCACCAGATCGCACTGGTAATTTTCCCAAGTCCGGCGAACCCGAGCAAACTGGTTAATGTAGTGTTGTGCTAAATATTGCAGATGTCCATTATTGACATTATTTTGCAGTTCTTTTGCCGCCAATTCCTGCAATCTTGCCAGGTGACGATCATATCGTTGTTGTAAAAAGGAATCTCGTAGCATTGACACCAAAGGGGGTGTCATACTCATGGTCAGTTTAAATTCAATGCCATCTTGTTTTAACTCCTCAAACGTTTGCAAAAGAGGAATATAGGTTTCAGTTATCGCCTCAAACAACCACTCTTCCTCTAAAACATAGTCACTTTCAGGATGACGAACAAAAGGTAGGTGAGCGTGTAAAACAAGTGCAAGGTAACCAAGAGCCATAAATTAATGTTTCCCTAGACATACTTATCCTTTATTTTATAACTCTGATGGACAGAGATGTCTCTAGCCAGAAATTTTGAAACTAAATTGTTTTACAATCAAGTAAGGAAATAAAGTAAGAAAAATTACGATGGCAACTGCAAAACTGACTACTAAAGGACAAATTACGATTCCAAAAGTGATCCGAGACTATCTTCACATCGAAGCAGGAAGTGAAGTGGATTTTGTACTTGATGAAAAGGGTCAAGTTACTCTGATCCCGATTAATGTCCCCATTGAAACTCTTTCTGGAATTCTTCATCGCCCTGGAATAAAAGCAGCAACCATAGAAGAAATGGAACAATCCATTCAGGAGGGGGCAAGTGATTGGGATTGATACAAATTTACTGGTTCGTTATTTAACCAAAGATAATGAAGAGCAATGGCAAAAGGCGACTTTTATTCTCCAAAGTGGTGAAACTTGTTTTATTGCCAATATTGTTCTGTGTGAACTGGTTTGGGTTTTAAGAGGAAAGCCTTATCAATACCCGAAACAAGACATTGTCTCAACAATAGAGTCCATACTGCAAAGCCCTGCTTTCGAGTTTGAAAACCGTCCCCTTGTCTATCAGGCTTTACGGCGAACTCAGAAAGGAAAAGCAGATTTTTCGGATTATTTAGTTGGTGCAATTTGTCAAAAGGCAGGATGTGATAAAATTGCAACCTTTGATCGAAAGCTGAAAAGAGAGTCTAGTTTTGATCTGATGGATTAAAAGCGAATTTGACTGTGATGAAGATCTAAGTAGGAGTTACCCGATCGCGCTGCAAAAGATCTTTAAACCATACTAAAAAGCGATCGCGCAAGGCGGATAAGGAATAGTCTTCCTCCGCTTGTTGACGACACGCCCAACGGTCAATTTCATCAAGGCGATGAATGGCTTTGACTAACCCATCGACACTGTCCGGTTCCACTAAAAATCCGGTTTGACCATCGCGAATAATTTCCGCGGGACCGCCGCGACGATAAGAAATGACCGGTACCCCACAGGCTAAGGCTTCAATGGCGACATTGCCAAAGGCTTCCACCCAACGCGGGGTCATCAATAAGGCACGACATTGACCGATTTCTCGTTGTAAGGCAGTAGTTGATAAAAATCCGCCATATTCAATGGGGGCGTTGGGATACTGGGTGCAAATTTCATTCCAGTAGTCTTCATCTTGCATCCAGCCGAAAATCTTGAGGGGAATGCCTAATTCTTGCACGGCTGCAACGGCATCTTCTAAGCCTTTTTCCGGTGCAATGCGCCCCAACCAAACCAGAGAATCTTGACTTTCGGCACTAAACTCATATAACGATAAATCCAGACCACTACTGAGACACCGACAGGCATTAGCAAAGGGAAAGGTTTCCGCTTGGGTGTGGGTGTAAACGCCAAAACTGCCCGGAAAGCGAGTGATTGTTTTGCTCATGATCTGATCAATTGCCTCACTCATAGAACCCATACTAATAAAATGCGCGATCGGGGTCTGGAAAAAGGGGGTGAGGTAAAAGGGCAGCCAGTCATAGGCAAAGTTAACGATTAAGTCGTAGTCTGACTGCACTTCCCGGGCATACTCGCACATATTGGCTAAAACGGAGTTCTCAGGAAGTTGAATGGGTGCGTCTCTTCCCTCTCCTTGGGCTGGAATTTGTAAATTACCCGAAATCGGCGTGATGGGAATCTTGTCAAAATGGGAGCTAGTGGGGGCAAGAATATTAACCTGATGTTGGGTTTGTAATAAATCTTGAGCCAGATTTTTAATGGTTAATTCTACACCGCCGCCTTCTCCGGTTCCTAACGCGCCAACAGGAGTCGAGAGAAACAGTAAGGAAAGGGGTTCAGACGGTTGTGTCATGGCATTTTTTTGGGAAAATAATTGTGTCTAGCTGACTTTCAGGTTATTTTGAACTTGAATAACACTCAGAAAACATATTTTATTGGTAACTGATACAAGATGAAACCCCTAAATTTATTGCAGTGGACCACCCGCATTGGCGCGATCGCTGCCTTCCAAGCTGGTCTCTTTTTTATGGTAACGCCCTCTCGTCCCCTCCAAGCTGCGGTTGGCGACGAGTTTGAAATTTGTGCGGAGGAATTGCAAGAGGCAGGGCTATCTCCAGATGAAGCTTCTGCTGCTTGCGCCGATGCGCTACGTCCAAAAGATTTGTCTTTATGTGTGTTAAGTATGAACCAAGAGGTGGGTGTTCCGGCAGAGGAAGGCTTATATAATTGCTATCGCGATCGTCGCCCCTTAGAACTAGCCACTTGTGTGGTCGATATCAATGAATTTTTGGAAGCTGATGATCCCGGACTAATTGTTGAAAATTGTCGTCGCAGTATTCTCCCACTCCGTTACTCGGACTGTGTCATTGGTTTAACCAATGCAGAAGAAGCAACGATTGACCCAGTTGCAGCCTTGGA
Proteins encoded in this window:
- a CDS encoding PIN domain-containing protein, giving the protein MIGIDTNLLVRYLTKDNEEQWQKATFILQSGETCFIANIVLCELVWVLRGKPYQYPKQDIVSTIESILQSPAFEFENRPLVYQALRRTQKGKADFSDYLVGAICQKAGCDKIATFDRKLKRESSFDLMD
- a CDS encoding AbrB/MazE/SpoVT family DNA-binding domain-containing protein; translation: MATAKLTTKGQITIPKVIRDYLHIEAGSEVDFVLDEKGQVTLIPINVPIETLSGILHRPGIKAATIEEMEQSIQEGASDWD
- a CDS encoding glycosyltransferase, encoding MTQPSEPLSLLFLSTPVGALGTGEGGGVELTIKNLAQDLLQTQHQVNILAPTSSHFDKIPITPISGNLQIPAQGEGRDAPIQLPENSVLANMCEYAREVQSDYDLIVNFAYDWLPFYLTPFFQTPIAHFISMGSMSEAIDQIMSKTITRFPGSFGVYTHTQAETFPFANACRCLSSGLDLSLYEFSAESQDSLVWLGRIAPEKGLEDAVAAVQELGIPLKIFGWMQDEDYWNEICTQYPNAPIEYGGFLSTTALQREIGQCRALLMTPRWVEAFGNVAIEALACGVPVISYRRGGPAEIIRDGQTGFLVEPDSVDGLVKAIHRLDEIDRWACRQQAEEDYSLSALRDRFLVWFKDLLQRDRVTPT
- a CDS encoding NAD(P)H-dependent glycerol-3-phosphate dehydrogenase yields the protein MVNTKSQPNHFTGTEETPQKITTVLGAGAWGSTLADVAERSDHHVRLWSRRSEESLESVIQDAEIILSAISMKGVTSIIDRVKTIGIPEHAIIVTATKGLDPETTHTPSQLWQEAFPDHPVVVLSGPNLAKEIQQNLPAATVMASEDEAAAAAAQEMFACETFRVYINPDPIGTELGGTLKNVIAIAAGVCDGLNLGTNAKAALLTRALPEMIRIGTTLGASTETFFGLSGLGDLLATCDSPLSRNYQVGYGLAQGKTLDEILDHLEGTAEGVNTTQVLVRLARKEGIPVPISAQVYRLLKGKSTAQQAVQALMARELKAEFDDDLFDD
- a CDS encoding DUF1957 domain-containing protein, encoding MALGYLALVLHAHLPFVRHPESDYVLEEEWLFEAITETYIPLLQTFEELKQDGIEFKLTMSMTPPLVSMLRDSFLQQRYDRHLARLQELAAKELQNNVNNGHLQYLAQHYINQFARVRRTWENYQCDLVSAFKGFQDSNNLEIITSAATHGYLPLMKMYPEAIRAQIKIACEHYAENFGSQPRGIWLPECAYYDGLERFMADAGLRYFLMDGHGILYASPRPRYGTYAPIYTETGVGAFGRDHESSQQVWSSQVGYPGDPVYREFYKDLGWEAEYEYIKPYILPNGQRKNTGIKYHKITSRTAGLGEKKLYDPYWAREKAAEHAGNFVFNRERQIEHLAGIMQRQPLVVSPYDAELFGHWWYEGPWFVDYLIRKSWYDQGTYQMVHLAEYLRLEPVQQVCKPSQSSWGYKGFHEYWVNEANAWIYPHLHEATERMIELSQRQAQNEWEERALNQAARELLLAQSSDWAFIMRTGTMVPYAVRRTRSHLRRFNKLYDEIIGETIDRAWLEKVEKIDNIFPNIDYQAYSPIEEPIKLGRQP
- a CDS encoding NUDIX domain-containing protein; its protein translation is MSYRNPVPTVDIIIELRNRAHRPIVLIERKNPPFGWAIPGGFVDYGESVETAAKREAKEETGLNIELIEQFQVYSDPQRDRRKHTISIVFLASAIGTPQADDDAKNLDVFYRWELPENLCFDHHKILTDYRHYRDYGWRPNLMGSSMGE